In a genomic window of Sardina pilchardus chromosome 20, fSarPil1.1, whole genome shotgun sequence:
- the LOC134067102 gene encoding membrane progestin receptor beta-like — MPRWALVCLSSLSMHRRRLSAFSPPPPPQATVPAKDVPVLFREPFIHGGYRPAGQRWSCYLLSLFQVHNESVNVWSHALTGLVVLARFLLLVGAWPAPFDLTALPLCLYVTSALTYLTCSAAAHLLQSRSELAHYCLFFLDYVGVCVYQYGCALAHYFYSAEPAWRQTAVAAGFLPGAALLGWLTCASCCFAKLRYRRPYPLRRKVFQLVPTSLAYLLDISPVAHRLANATGSPPDAGGGGGVGDVGAADDALALHALQIFFFLLAALFFSCPVPECFFPGRCDVLGHGHQIFHLFLALCTLVQQEALFRDFRARWRTLELVHGRDTLVGACASFPTLVLCSLLTAGLMCWRANRKLNARPKERS; from the coding sequence ATGCCGCGGTGGGCTCTGGTGTGCCTCAGTTCCCTGTCCATGCACCGCAGGCGGCTAAGCGCCTTctcccccccgcctcccccccaGGCCACCGTCCCGGCCAAAGACGTGCCCGTCCTGTTCCGCGAGCCCTTCATCCACGGCGGCtaccggcccgcgggccagcgCTGGTCCTGCTACCTGCTCAGCCTCTTCCAGGTGCACAACGAGTCGGTCAACGTCTGGAGCCACGCGCTGACCGGCCTGGTCGTCCTCGCCCGCTTCCTGCTGCTGGTGGGCGCCTGGCCCGCGCCCTTTGACCTCACGGCGCTGCCCCTGTGCCTGTACGTGACCTCCGCCCTCACCTACCTGACCTGCAGCGCGGCCGCCCACCTGCTGCAGTCGCGCTCGGAGCTGGCGCACTACTGCCTGTTCTTCCTGGACTACGTGGGCGTGTGCGTGTACCAGTACGGCTGCGCGTTGGCGCACTACTTCTACAGCGCGGAGCCCGCGTGGCGCCAGACGGCCGTGGCGGCCGGGTTCCTGCCCGGCGCCGCGCTCCTCGGCTGGCTGACCTGCGCCAGCTGCTGCTTCGCCAAGCTGCGCTACCGGCGGCCGTACCCGCTCCGCCGCAAGGTCTTTCAGCTGGTGCCCACCAGCCTGGCGTACCTGCTGGACATCAGCCCCGTGGCCCACCGGCTGGCCAACGCCACCGGGTCACCACCGGacgccggcggcggcggcggcgttggCGACGTAGGCGCGGCCGACGACGCCCTGGCGCTCCACGCGCTGCAGATCTTCTTCTTCCTGCTGGCGGCGCTCTTCTTCTCGTGCCCCGTGCCCGAGTGCTTCTTCCCGGGCCGCTGCGACGTCCTGGGCCACGGCCACCAGATCTTCCACCTCTTCCTGGCGCTGTGCACGCTGGTCCAGCAGGAGGCGCTGTTCCGGGACTTCCGGGCGCGCTGGCGCACGCTGGAGCTGGTGCACGGGCGAGACACGCTGGTCGGGGCCTGCGCCTCCTTCCCCACCCTGGTGCTCTGCAGTCTGCTCACCGCCGGCCTCATGTGCTGGCGCGCCAACAGGAAGCTCAACGCCAGGCCCAAAGAACGAAGCTGA
- the il17a/f1 gene encoding interleukin 17a/f1, with protein sequence MHSTSNTPVFMVACLLGISVVLMGAHGAPQPRPGGKKQPHAYLLLNHSIPETPQMRSYGNSSMSPWTYNISHEDDRFPADIFNARCLHQGCLTAGGKVNEDLLSVPIERQILVLRKKADRKGENYFMLDYMTIAVGCTCVRPQVHHH encoded by the exons ATGCATTCAACTTCCAACACTCCAGTTTTCATG GTGGCCTGCCTGCTGGGCATCAGTGTGGTGCTGATGGGAGCACACGGGGCTCCGCAACCCAGACCCGGGGGCAAGAAGCAGCCCCATGCCTACCTGCTCCTCAACCACAGCATCCCTGAGACCCCGCAGATGCGGTCCTATGGCAACAGCTCAATGTCACCCTGGACATACAA CATCTCCCACGAAGACGACCGATTCCCCGCTGACATTTTCAACGCGCGTTGCCTCCACCAAGGCTGCTTGACCGCCGGCGGCAAGGTCAACGAGGACCTGCTGTCCGTCCCCATCGAGCGCCAGATCCTGGTGCTGAGGAAGAAGGCCgacaggaagggagagaacTACTTCATGCTGGACTACATGACCATCGCAGTGGGCTGCACCTGCGTGCGTCCGCAAGTCCATCACCATTag
- the stmn4l gene encoding stathmin-like 4, like isoform X2: MTLAAYKEKMRELPLVSLFCSCILPQQQEKISKTKEDVVDLNLCIIKDMEVIELNKRASGQAFEVILRPPSFEGNHDFQPTIPPRRDPSLEGIQKKLEAAEERRKCQEAERLKQLAEKREHEREVAQKAIEEHNNKIKMAREKLEQKMEAKKEKRDAHIAAMLGRLQEKDKHAEEVP; the protein is encoded by the exons ATGACACTAGCAG catACAAAGAGAAGATGCGGGAGCTCCCCCTGGTGTCGCTCTTCTGTTCCTGCATCCTGCCCCAGCAGCAAGAAAAGATCTCCAAAACAAAAGAAG ATGTGGTGGACCTCAACCTGTGCATCATCAAAGACATGGAGGTGATCGAGCTCAACAAGCGTGCCTCCGGCCAGGCCTTCGAGGTCATCCTGAGGCCGCCGTCCTTCGAAGGGAACCACGACTTCCAGCCCACCATCCCGCCCCGAAGGGACCCCTCCCTGGAGGGCATCCAGAAGAAGCTGGAGGccgcggaggagaggaggaag TGCCAGGAGGCTGAGCGTCTGAAGCAGCTGGCGGAGAAGCGTGAGCACGAGAGGGAGGTGGCCCAGAAGGCCATCGAGGAGCACAACAACAAGATCAAGATGGCGCGCGAGAAGCTCGAGCAGAAGATGGAGgcaaagaaggagaagagagacgcACACATCGCCGCCATGCTGGGCCGGCTGCAGGAGAAG GACAAGCACgctgaggag GTTCCTTGA
- the stmn4l gene encoding stathmin-like 4, like isoform X1, producing MTLAAYKEKMRELPLVSLFCSCILPQQQEKISKTKEDVVDLNLCIIKDMEVIELNKRASGQAFEVILRPPSFEGNHDFQPTIPPRRDPSLEGIQKKLEAAEERRKCQEAERLKQLAEKREHEREVAQKAIEEHNNKIKMAREKLEQKMEAKKEKRDAHIAAMLGRLQEKDKHAEEVRRNKELMDDCSE from the exons ATGACACTAGCAG catACAAAGAGAAGATGCGGGAGCTCCCCCTGGTGTCGCTCTTCTGTTCCTGCATCCTGCCCCAGCAGCAAGAAAAGATCTCCAAAACAAAAGAAG ATGTGGTGGACCTCAACCTGTGCATCATCAAAGACATGGAGGTGATCGAGCTCAACAAGCGTGCCTCCGGCCAGGCCTTCGAGGTCATCCTGAGGCCGCCGTCCTTCGAAGGGAACCACGACTTCCAGCCCACCATCCCGCCCCGAAGGGACCCCTCCCTGGAGGGCATCCAGAAGAAGCTGGAGGccgcggaggagaggaggaag TGCCAGGAGGCTGAGCGTCTGAAGCAGCTGGCGGAGAAGCGTGAGCACGAGAGGGAGGTGGCCCAGAAGGCCATCGAGGAGCACAACAACAAGATCAAGATGGCGCGCGAGAAGCTCGAGCAGAAGATGGAGgcaaagaaggagaagagagacgcACACATCGCCGCCATGCTGGGCCGGCTGCAGGAGAAG GACAAGCACgctgaggaggtgaggagaaatAAGGAGTTGATGGATGATTGCAGCGAATAG